A single Fluviispira vulneris DNA region contains:
- a CDS encoding MFS transporter, whose amino-acid sequence MKKLLPILTVRFCSSLGDQALVYGIPILVFQLTGSMSASGMAFAIEWIPRLIAMPLSGAAADIFGPRKLLLSSDIFRFMLTLLAGFILLFPLNSNSTVALIFGVLGGAVGFFHEMAFVSFESLAPRLVSLHDLPKLHTLLQGLDLGTQIIAPGLAALLLIIFSPTAFILCLSFIFLSSFLFSSQSKLIKNASLDDIKNIDLKILHKLTLQQLNEGILFVLKSKNILALIAISIAMNFSIGIVLSGSAGYLKEGLGSTAQMAGALGTAAGVLGLISFIIIPYYLKKFSLFSLGFLGIVLFFIFNISIPMAQNFWLYGVLYAGLFLADGFYTVYMRSVRVTLIPKEVFSSAIGIILLLNFIFMPISGLALALFGGSAEYFRELVIVSSALFLIVSLFSLKALSKVRS is encoded by the coding sequence ATGAAAAAACTTCTCCCTATATTAACAGTTAGGTTTTGTAGTTCTCTTGGCGATCAAGCTTTGGTTTACGGTATACCTATTTTAGTTTTTCAATTAACAGGGAGTATGTCAGCTTCAGGTATGGCATTTGCAATCGAGTGGATTCCGCGCTTGATAGCGATGCCATTGAGTGGAGCTGCTGCAGATATTTTTGGGCCAAGAAAATTGCTCCTAAGTTCAGACATATTTCGCTTTATGCTTACATTACTTGCAGGTTTCATATTGCTATTTCCGCTCAATTCTAATTCAACAGTTGCATTGATTTTTGGAGTATTAGGTGGTGCTGTTGGTTTTTTTCATGAAATGGCATTTGTTTCTTTTGAATCTTTAGCCCCGCGTTTGGTATCGTTACACGATTTGCCAAAGTTACACACTCTTTTACAAGGCCTCGATCTTGGAACGCAAATAATAGCACCCGGGCTTGCGGCACTTCTCTTAATTATTTTTAGTCCAACAGCATTTATTTTATGTTTATCGTTTATATTTCTCAGCAGTTTTTTATTTTCGAGTCAAAGTAAACTGATAAAAAATGCTTCGCTCGACGATATTAAAAATATTGACTTGAAAATTTTACATAAGTTAACTTTGCAACAATTAAATGAAGGGATATTGTTTGTCTTAAAATCAAAAAATATCTTGGCATTGATTGCAATTTCTATTGCAATGAATTTTTCCATTGGGATTGTTTTATCTGGAAGTGCAGGTTATTTAAAAGAAGGGCTTGGCAGTACGGCTCAAATGGCTGGAGCTCTTGGAACAGCAGCAGGTGTGCTCGGATTAATCAGTTTTATTATTATCCCCTATTATTTGAAAAAGTTTAGTTTATTCTCCTTAGGATTTTTGGGGATCGTATTATTTTTTATTTTTAATATTAGTATTCCCATGGCTCAGAATTTTTGGCTTTATGGCGTATTATATGCCGGTCTTTTTTTAGCAGATGGTTTTTATACCGTTTATATGCGCTCAGTGCGAGTCACTCTTATTCCAAAAGAAGTATTTTCAAGTGCAATTGGTATTATACTGTTACTTAATTTTATTTTTATGCCGATTTCAGGTTTAGCTCTTGCCTTATTTGGTGGATCAGCAGAGTATTTTCGCGAATTAGTAATAGTGTCCTCTGCACTCTTTTTAATTGTTTCATTATTTTCATTAAAGGCATTGAGCAAAGTAAGATCTTGA
- a CDS encoding ATP-grasp domain-containing protein, with protein MKKKILIINRWDDEFSDYRKHLPEDQYDIYMLILIGNEKSIEINMPTDFRLATDLRFDTCKDLIEDLLIKNTITKYEFIFAELIAFSEYDLIVAAQLRDYYNIPGDNLEQVLLWRDKNLMKEQLSKFGIRVPKWKVPNDLNDVLSFFKTCKSGIVLKPMRQAASVGVYICFTESEVINIYPKIEVQLFEYEVEEYISAPIGHVDGYIQEGEVKFAKVSKYIGTCLSFQEGNSLASYTLEDNKEANKIIAFARSCLKHLKAKNNIFHLELFFADEPIFLEVGMRIGGGEIPWVMRDVFKVNLFDIWMQIILKKENIVSEFDSQNAVAGFLMIPLPKDKKLLEVQFNGDGIQEIYSSKIMSTDNIHCYSGENEKMLASFRYKSNNLESLIAAIQKTSENFRPIYAMNESIYEKTSPYINS; from the coding sequence ATGAAAAAAAAAATTCTGATCATAAATCGTTGGGATGATGAATTTTCTGACTATAGAAAGCATTTGCCAGAAGATCAATATGATATTTACATGCTCATTTTAATTGGCAATGAAAAATCGATTGAGATCAATATGCCAACCGATTTTCGCTTGGCAACTGATTTGAGATTTGATACGTGCAAAGATCTTATAGAAGATTTATTAATTAAAAATACAATAACTAAATATGAATTTATTTTTGCTGAGCTAATTGCATTTTCGGAATATGATTTAATAGTAGCAGCCCAATTAAGAGATTATTATAATATTCCCGGTGATAATTTAGAACAGGTTCTCCTTTGGAGAGATAAAAACTTAATGAAGGAACAACTTTCTAAATTTGGCATTCGTGTGCCAAAATGGAAAGTTCCAAATGATTTAAACGACGTTCTTAGTTTTTTTAAAACTTGTAAAAGTGGAATTGTTTTAAAACCAATGAGACAAGCAGCAAGCGTGGGCGTGTATATTTGTTTTACGGAATCTGAAGTTATAAATATATATCCTAAAATAGAAGTGCAACTTTTTGAGTATGAAGTAGAAGAATATATATCTGCACCGATTGGGCATGTGGATGGCTATATTCAAGAAGGTGAAGTTAAATTTGCCAAAGTTAGTAAATATATTGGAACCTGTTTATCTTTTCAAGAAGGGAATTCCTTAGCTTCTTATACTTTAGAAGATAATAAAGAAGCAAATAAAATAATTGCATTTGCGAGATCCTGTTTAAAGCATTTAAAGGCAAAAAATAATATTTTTCATTTGGAGCTTTTTTTTGCCGATGAACCCATCTTTCTCGAAGTAGGTATGCGAATAGGTGGAGGTGAAATTCCTTGGGTTATGCGTGATGTTTTTAAGGTAAATTTATTTGATATTTGGATGCAAATTATTTTAAAAAAAGAAAATATAGTGAGTGAATTCGATTCGCAAAATGCAGTAGCCGGATTTCTTATGATTCCGTTACCAAAAGATAAAAAGTTACTTGAAGTGCAGTTCAACGGAGATGGGATTCAAGAAATTTATAGCTCAAAAATAATGTCGACTGATAATATTCATTGCTATTCAGGTGAAAACGAAAAAATGCTTGCCAGTTTTAGATACAAAAGTAATAATCTAGAAAGTTTAATAGCAGCCATTCAGAAGACATCTGAAAATTTTAGACCTATTTATGCAATGAATGAAAGCATTTATGAAAAAACTTCTCCCTATATTAACAGTTAG
- a CDS encoding ATP-grasp domain-containing protein produces MRNILIVEPQSSGLKLVEQALAEGYQVWLASAEIGERNIPDSFKNKIAGIIHCDSMSAENIFQEVQKISVDKSINFEAVIPGFEYYVDVCAKVAKYLHLNSLDVENARCCRLKNLMRERLKQNNVAVPDFIFLKSEHTEQDIPSEFPFPAIIKPVNMSGSMHVYKVYSRAELADKIRKIRNSNDNDLDLEVSKELLIEEYIDGDEFSIEGIVNSLNGEIHIWSVTRKLLGGASGFVEIGHIVSDFSKLDYADQMIAYTKQVVLALGIDKGPFHAELRFCKKRKQPILMEIGARLAGDHLPELISEARGTSFFKSALNSLLMQDIEKPQLWQGASGICFLLRNQDYLPAKIEQKIECIDWKYLKEMHWNVGNDTQIHGDFRDRICTARFYGENIIELEHEMKQFYELNQL; encoded by the coding sequence ATGAGAAATATTCTTATTGTCGAACCGCAATCGTCAGGGCTAAAACTTGTTGAACAAGCCCTCGCAGAAGGGTATCAAGTTTGGCTTGCATCGGCTGAAATTGGTGAGAGAAATATTCCTGATTCTTTTAAAAATAAAATTGCAGGAATAATTCATTGTGATTCTATGTCAGCGGAAAATATTTTTCAGGAAGTGCAAAAAATTTCTGTTGACAAGAGCATAAACTTCGAAGCCGTTATTCCTGGATTTGAATATTATGTTGATGTCTGTGCAAAAGTTGCAAAATATTTGCACTTGAATTCTTTGGATGTAGAAAATGCAAGATGTTGCCGCTTGAAAAACTTGATGCGTGAAAGATTAAAGCAAAATAATGTTGCCGTGCCAGATTTTATTTTTTTAAAATCTGAGCATACAGAACAGGACATCCCAAGTGAATTTCCTTTTCCAGCAATTATTAAGCCAGTGAATATGTCAGGTAGCATGCACGTTTATAAAGTTTATTCTCGTGCTGAATTAGCCGATAAAATAAGAAAAATAAGAAATTCAAATGACAATGATCTTGATCTAGAAGTCTCTAAAGAACTTCTTATTGAAGAATATATTGATGGCGATGAATTTAGTATTGAAGGAATTGTAAATTCATTAAATGGTGAAATTCATATTTGGTCTGTCACAAGAAAACTGTTAGGCGGAGCTTCAGGCTTTGTGGAAATAGGGCATATTGTGAGCGACTTTAGCAAGCTTGACTATGCCGATCAGATGATTGCATATACCAAACAAGTTGTGTTGGCATTGGGGATTGACAAAGGTCCTTTTCATGCAGAGTTAAGGTTTTGTAAGAAGCGCAAACAACCCATTTTAATGGAAATTGGCGCTCGTCTTGCGGGGGATCATTTACCTGAACTGATTTCCGAAGCGCGTGGAACATCTTTTTTTAAATCCGCACTTAACTCATTATTAATGCAAGATATTGAGAAACCGCAATTGTGGCAGGGAGCTTCTGGTATTTGCTTTTTATTGAGAAATCAGGATTATTTACCCGCTAAAATTGAGCAGAAAATAGAGTGTATTGATTGGAAATATTTAAAAGAAATGCATTGGAATGTAGGCAATGACACTCAGATACACGGTGATTTTAGAGATCGTATCTGTACAGCCCGCTTTTATGGCGAGAATATTATTGAACTTGAACATGAGATGAAACAATTTTATGAACTGAATCAATTATAA
- a CDS encoding DMT family transporter: MDSFSIVGIVFAIISVISLSVGIVIQKRNSISIIDNLKIQFISSSVLFLIPLLFGNLYLNFTYEFSFALAWMVLIVSIGATLLLLLMIKSSQTSRVSSLFFCVPPLTIFFDYIFFSGKISVTSMIGALITIYSVRIFFLLTRESIEIVHSK, encoded by the coding sequence ATGGATAGTTTTTCTATAGTGGGCATTGTTTTTGCAATTATTTCAGTTATTTCATTGTCTGTTGGGATAGTTATCCAGAAAAGAAATTCAATTTCGATAATTGATAATTTAAAAATTCAATTTATTTCATCATCCGTATTATTTTTGATTCCATTACTTTTTGGGAATTTATATTTAAATTTCACCTATGAATTTTCATTCGCATTGGCCTGGATGGTTTTAATAGTTTCCATTGGTGCCACTCTTCTTTTACTCTTAATGATAAAATCGAGTCAAACGAGTCGAGTGAGCTCATTATTTTTTTGTGTCCCACCTTTAACAATATTTTTTGATTATATTTTTTTCTCAGGAAAAATTTCAGTCACTTCCATGATTGGAGCATTGATAACAATTTATTCAGTGCGCATATTTTTTCTACTGACAAGAGAAAGTATTGAAATAGTTCATTCTAAATGA
- a CDS encoding EamA family transporter, with translation MWASGSVFVKIGLEYSSVWTFLFLRSFLSGLILFLISLFIKNISDEKIKLQNPAIINSIIAGFFLQFLYQTFFS, from the coding sequence ATGTGGGCAAGTGGCTCCGTTTTTGTAAAAATTGGACTTGAATATTCATCAGTTTGGACATTTTTATTTTTGCGCTCATTTCTGTCTGGCTTAATTCTTTTTTTAATATCACTATTCATTAAAAATATTTCTGATGAAAAAATAAAGTTACAGAACCCAGCTATTATTAATTCAATAATAGCTGGGTTCTTCCTGCAATTTTTATATCAAACATTCTTTTCCTAG
- a CDS encoding pirin family protein yields MLRVRKSQDRGSAEHGWLHAKHTFSFSSYYDEEHMGFRNLRVINEDIVEPAQGFPTHGHRNMEIITYVLEGALEHKDSLGTGSVIRPGEVQIMSAGKGIQHSEFNHSSENLLHLLQIWIEPSINGKEPSYAQKDFSACKEKLKLVVSPNGENDSLSIKQDVKLYRGIFAKNDILKFTLLPSRHVWLQIAAGSLTVNGQQLSQGDGLAVSEEKELMLEAKDEDCSFLLFDLC; encoded by the coding sequence ATGCTGCGTGTGCGAAAAAGTCAGGACAGAGGCAGTGCTGAACACGGTTGGCTGCATGCCAAACACACTTTTTCTTTTAGCAGTTATTATGATGAAGAGCACATGGGTTTTAGAAATCTACGAGTGATTAATGAAGATATTGTTGAACCAGCCCAAGGATTTCCGACCCATGGTCATCGCAATATGGAAATTATCACTTATGTTCTTGAAGGGGCGCTTGAGCATAAAGACAGTTTGGGAACAGGTTCAGTGATTCGACCTGGTGAAGTGCAAATAATGAGTGCTGGCAAAGGCATACAACATTCTGAATTCAATCATTCAAGTGAAAATTTACTGCATTTATTGCAAATATGGATAGAGCCATCCATCAATGGCAAAGAGCCAAGTTATGCACAAAAAGATTTTTCTGCCTGCAAAGAAAAATTAAAACTCGTTGTTTCACCCAATGGAGAGAATGACTCTCTATCGATTAAGCAAGATGTAAAACTTTATCGCGGAATTTTTGCAAAAAATGACATTCTAAAGTTTACTCTGTTACCTTCTCGACATGTTTGGCTGCAAATTGCTGCTGGGAGCTTAACCGTAAATGGACAGCAACTCTCACAAGGAGATGGCCTTGCGGTGAGTGAAGAAAAAGAACTTATGCTCGAAGCAAAAGATGAAGATTGTTCGTTTTTGCTATTTGACCTATGTTAA
- the argF gene encoding ornithine carbamoyltransferase — MKMNLTGRSLSTLLDYSVEEIKYILAQSHKVKMEKKNKIFPKRLANKNIALIFEKSSTRTRSAFTVAAFDEGAHPEFLNKNDIHFGKKESTKDTARVLGRMYDGIMFRGFKQDTLNDLIQYSQVPVWNALTDDHHPTQAFADIMTLQERFGDLQGKKLVYLGDAANNVAHSLMIIACKMGMHFVICSPNSRRPANDIIIQCEKIMKETGAMLEFLTDPKCAVKHADCLYTDVWISMGEENNPDCKERIDILKPYQINQELMQATEKESTLFLHCLPAVKGLEVTEDVFESKNSAVFDQAENRMHTIKAIMLATLT; from the coding sequence ATTAAAATGAATTTAACAGGACGCTCTTTGTCAACTTTATTGGATTATTCCGTAGAAGAGATTAAATATATTTTAGCGCAATCTCATAAAGTAAAAATGGAAAAAAAGAATAAAATATTTCCCAAACGGCTTGCAAATAAAAATATTGCTCTTATTTTTGAAAAATCGAGTACGCGCACGCGCAGTGCTTTTACCGTTGCTGCGTTTGATGAAGGAGCGCATCCTGAATTTTTAAATAAAAATGATATTCACTTTGGAAAAAAAGAAAGCACAAAAGATACGGCAAGAGTGCTTGGCAGGATGTATGATGGAATTATGTTTAGAGGTTTTAAGCAGGACACTCTAAATGACTTAATCCAATATTCACAAGTTCCCGTGTGGAATGCTTTAACGGATGATCATCATCCCACCCAAGCATTTGCAGATATTATGACTTTGCAAGAAAGATTTGGCGATTTGCAGGGGAAAAAACTTGTTTACTTAGGCGATGCCGCCAATAATGTTGCCCATTCACTAATGATAATTGCTTGCAAAATGGGAATGCATTTTGTTATCTGCTCTCCAAATTCACGGAGACCTGCAAATGATATTATTATTCAATGCGAAAAAATAATGAAAGAAACAGGTGCGATGTTAGAATTTTTAACGGATCCAAAGTGTGCTGTTAAACATGCAGATTGTCTCTATACCGATGTGTGGATCTCAATGGGTGAAGAAAACAATCCTGACTGTAAAGAACGAATAGATATCTTAAAACCCTATCAAATAAACCAAGAGCTTATGCAGGCTACAGAGAAGGAATCCACTTTATTTTTACACTGTCTTCCAGCAGTAAAAGGTCTGGAAGTTACGGAAGATGTTTTTGAGTCAAAAAACAGTGCGGTGTTTGATCAAGCGGAAAATAGAATGCACACTATAAAAGCCATTATGCTTGCAACTCTCACTTAG
- the carB gene encoding carbamoyl-phosphate synthase large subunit, whose protein sequence is MPKFNDIKKILIIGSGPIQIGQGCEFDYSGTQACLALRDEGYEVVLINSNPATIMTDKETADKVYIEPLTRESICKIIEKEKPDALLPTMGGQVALNLFVELHKKGDLAKYNLKTIGVQAATVDKAEDRREFKNLVTSLGFDVVRGDLVSIKKDAQKLAEELSFPLIIRASFTLGGTGGGIAYNKNEFAQLVDAAFSASEHAEISIEESIIGWKEYELEVMRDRVGNFVVICGIENVNPMGVHTGDSVTVAPCMTLTDKEYQKLRECSKIIFEKIGMETGGANIQFAINPLNGRMVVIEMNPRVSRSSALVSKATGYPIARISAKLAVGFTLDEIKNEITKATSAAFEPTIDYVVVKVPRWDFEKYNEKDNTLGIQMKSVGEGLAFGKGFKDAFQKAWRTLEKNIDGWQGSKNKYSKTELEKLLQTPTPNLFSYIKDAFYLDFSIEKIHEFTGVGKWFLYQLKDLVLEEVKLTAIGKNLEKAQLHQAKKNGFSNAQIAKLTENTTEDIEKLLIEYAIKPTFKMVDTCAGEFAAQTPYYFKTYEEQNDNRISQNRKVVILGSGPNRIGQGVEFDYSCVHAVKAAQELGYEAILINSNPETVSTDFYISDKLYMEPLVEEDVLDILQEENPYGVFIQFGGQSPLKLAKKLEQKGYRILGTSYSAIELAEDRKLFGNILNKLNIKAPAFGTATCIEDALIIANRIDYPVLVRPSFVLGGRGMAVVFNDKELLSYFKTAINIDSSKPVLIDKYLENAIEFDVDLICDGVDIFIPAIMEHIEEAGIHSGDSSCVIPPYSLSQKNIEKINSISKELAIELNTMGLMNIQYALFQNEIYVLEVNPRSSRSVPFVAKATGIPMAKFAAYICLGKKLNELNLQSYANKTQAYCFKVPVFPFQKFPNFTPILGPEMRSIGEVMASANTYAEMLYKGYLSAGLYVPKNGVILCLGEENDLVLYKEIFTRKKIENFEFISYAENKYAIEEIKENIKKRKISIVIEPLNGKICKYEKIYSEIAKCAIQYKVSVLSTLRSFEAFTEATIFQTTRN, encoded by the coding sequence ATGCCTAAATTTAACGATATTAAAAAAATTCTAATTATTGGATCTGGTCCAATACAAATTGGGCAGGGTTGTGAATTCGATTATTCTGGCACCCAAGCCTGTCTTGCTCTCAGGGATGAGGGTTATGAAGTGGTTCTTATTAATTCGAATCCTGCGACAATTATGACTGATAAAGAAACAGCAGATAAAGTTTATATAGAACCACTGACACGGGAATCTATCTGTAAAATAATTGAAAAAGAAAAACCCGATGCTCTTTTACCCACAATGGGTGGACAAGTTGCACTTAATTTATTCGTGGAATTGCATAAAAAAGGCGATCTTGCAAAATACAATTTAAAAACAATTGGAGTTCAGGCTGCAACAGTAGACAAAGCAGAAGACCGGAGAGAATTTAAAAATTTGGTGACCTCACTTGGTTTTGATGTTGTGCGCGGTGATCTTGTTTCAATTAAAAAAGATGCGCAGAAATTAGCTGAAGAACTTTCGTTTCCTCTTATTATTCGTGCTTCATTTACATTGGGGGGAACGGGTGGTGGAATAGCCTACAACAAAAATGAATTTGCACAACTCGTCGATGCGGCCTTTTCAGCAAGTGAACATGCAGAAATATCTATTGAAGAATCGATCATTGGTTGGAAAGAATATGAACTCGAAGTTATGCGTGACAGAGTAGGAAACTTTGTTGTTATTTGTGGGATTGAAAATGTAAATCCGATGGGTGTGCACACCGGCGATTCCGTGACAGTTGCTCCATGTATGACATTAACTGATAAAGAATATCAAAAGTTGCGAGAATGTTCTAAAATTATTTTTGAAAAAATAGGTATGGAAACAGGTGGAGCAAATATTCAATTTGCTATCAATCCACTCAATGGAAGAATGGTTGTGATCGAGATGAATCCAAGGGTTTCTCGCAGTTCAGCCTTGGTTTCAAAAGCGACAGGTTATCCCATAGCAAGAATATCAGCTAAATTAGCTGTAGGATTTACTTTAGACGAAATTAAAAATGAAATCACTAAAGCAACATCAGCAGCATTTGAACCGACAATAGATTATGTGGTTGTTAAAGTTCCCCGCTGGGATTTTGAAAAATACAACGAAAAAGATAATACCCTAGGTATCCAAATGAAATCTGTGGGTGAAGGTTTAGCTTTTGGTAAAGGCTTCAAAGATGCATTTCAAAAGGCATGGAGAACTTTAGAAAAAAATATCGACGGATGGCAGGGTTCAAAAAATAAATATTCAAAAACAGAGCTTGAAAAATTATTACAAACACCGACTCCGAACTTATTTTCGTATATAAAAGATGCCTTTTATTTAGATTTTTCAATAGAAAAAATTCATGAATTTACTGGGGTTGGAAAATGGTTTTTATATCAATTAAAAGATCTTGTTCTGGAAGAAGTTAAATTAACAGCTATTGGAAAAAATTTAGAAAAAGCTCAATTACATCAAGCAAAAAAGAATGGTTTTAGCAATGCTCAAATTGCTAAGTTAACAGAAAATACAACAGAAGATATTGAAAAATTATTAATAGAATATGCAATAAAACCAACGTTTAAAATGGTTGATACCTGTGCGGGAGAATTTGCAGCGCAAACTCCTTATTATTTTAAAACCTATGAAGAACAAAATGACAATCGGATCTCACAAAATAGAAAAGTGGTTATTTTAGGGAGTGGACCAAATCGAATCGGTCAGGGCGTTGAGTTCGATTATTCTTGTGTACATGCTGTGAAAGCGGCACAAGAGCTAGGCTATGAAGCAATTTTAATCAATTCCAATCCAGAAACAGTCAGTACAGATTTTTATATTTCAGATAAACTTTATATGGAGCCGCTTGTAGAAGAAGATGTTCTTGATATTTTACAAGAAGAAAATCCTTATGGTGTCTTTATTCAGTTTGGTGGGCAAAGTCCTTTAAAATTAGCAAAAAAGTTAGAGCAAAAAGGCTATAGAATTTTGGGCACGTCTTATTCTGCCATTGAACTCGCAGAAGATCGTAAGTTGTTTGGCAATATATTAAACAAATTAAATATAAAGGCGCCCGCCTTTGGTACAGCTACTTGTATTGAGGATGCATTGATCATTGCAAATAGAATTGACTATCCCGTTTTAGTGCGCCCTTCCTTTGTTTTAGGGGGCAGAGGGATGGCAGTCGTTTTTAATGATAAAGAATTATTAAGTTACTTTAAAACAGCAATTAACATTGACTCTTCAAAGCCAGTTTTAATTGATAAATATTTGGAAAATGCAATTGAGTTTGACGTGGATTTAATCTGTGATGGTGTGGATATATTTATTCCTGCAATTATGGAGCATATTGAAGAAGCTGGGATTCATTCCGGTGACAGTTCTTGTGTCATTCCACCTTATAGTTTAAGTCAGAAAAATATTGAAAAAATTAATTCAATATCTAAAGAACTAGCCATAGAATTAAATACAATGGGTTTGATGAATATTCAGTACGCATTATTTCAGAATGAAATTTATGTACTTGAAGTGAATCCACGTAGCTCGCGTTCTGTGCCATTCGTGGCCAAAGCGACTGGGATACCCATGGCAAAATTTGCCGCTTATATTTGCCTAGGAAAGAAATTAAACGAGTTAAATTTACAATCATATGCGAATAAAACACAGGCATATTGTTTTAAGGTTCCTGTTTTTCCCTTTCAAAAATTCCCAAACTTTACTCCTATTCTTGGGCCAGAAATGCGATCTATTGGTGAAGTTATGGCCAGTGCGAACACTTATGCTGAAATGTTATATAAAGGATATTTGTCTGCAGGTTTGTATGTACCAAAAAATGGAGTCATTCTTTGCTTAGGAGAAGAAAATGATCTTGTTCTTTATAAAGAAATATTTACTAGAAAAAAAATAGAGAACTTTGAATTTATTTCTTATGCAGAGAATAAATACGCAATAGAAGAAATTAAAGAAAATATTAAAAAAAGAAAAATATCTATCGTTATCGAACCATTAAATGGAAAAATATGTAAGTACGAAAAAATTTATTCAGAAATTGCTAAATGCGCAATTCAGTATAAAGTGTCTGTCCTTTCTACTTTGCGTTCGTTCGAAGCATTTACAGAAGCTACAATCTTTCAAACAACAAGGAATTAA
- the carA gene encoding glutamine-hydrolyzing carbamoyl-phosphate synthase small subunit: MQAILLLEDGTIVHGQSLGAPCEVIGEIVFNTAMTGYEEVISDPSYLGQIVIFTTSHIGNTGINFEDLESSQMQAEALICKDISLIPDNYRAKLSLEEYLKKQNKCALYGVDTRFLTQKIRNEGCLKGIISNIDQDIKSLTEKLAKSPSLSQKNLVKIYSNNNIKSIRNFANKNKKYKIAVFDFGIKQGILDSLVALNCDPVLFPYDCSVEDINAIQPDGIFFSNGPGDPEQLAKDSNILNVMRKLLALYPSFGICLGHQLIGLAFGGKTKKLTFGHHAINHPVKVLRDEDSRVLITSQNHNYILDIEDINDIFSISHLHLNDGTLAGIKHKHLPIFSVQFHPEANPGPRDAEYIFQDFIKAMNINKNKTKDVINA; encoded by the coding sequence ATGCAAGCGATTCTTCTATTGGAAGATGGTACAATCGTGCATGGGCAAAGTTTAGGAGCACCGTGTGAAGTTATTGGTGAAATTGTTTTTAATACAGCTATGACAGGTTATGAAGAAGTGATTTCAGATCCTTCGTATTTAGGACAAATCGTCATATTCACTACGAGTCATATAGGTAACACGGGCATTAATTTTGAGGATCTTGAATCCAGTCAAATGCAAGCAGAAGCTCTTATATGCAAAGATATTTCATTAATTCCTGATAACTATCGTGCAAAATTATCTTTAGAAGAATATTTAAAGAAACAAAATAAATGTGCACTATATGGGGTTGATACACGTTTTCTGACACAAAAAATAAGAAATGAAGGATGTCTCAAAGGTATAATTTCAAATATCGATCAAGATATAAAATCGCTCACAGAGAAATTGGCGAAATCGCCGTCGCTTAGCCAAAAAAATCTTGTCAAAATATATAGTAATAACAACATTAAATCTATTAGAAATTTTGCCAATAAAAATAAGAAATATAAAATTGCTGTCTTCGATTTTGGTATTAAGCAAGGAATTCTTGACTCGTTGGTTGCATTGAACTGTGATCCTGTTTTATTTCCGTATGATTGTTCTGTTGAAGATATCAATGCCATCCAACCGGATGGCATTTTTTTTAGCAATGGTCCTGGAGATCCTGAGCAACTCGCAAAAGATTCAAATATACTAAATGTCATGAGAAAGCTTTTAGCGCTTTATCCAAGTTTTGGCATTTGTTTAGGGCATCAATTGATTGGGCTTGCTTTTGGTGGCAAAACAAAAAAATTGACTTTTGGTCATCATGCAATCAATCACCCGGTGAAAGTGCTTAGGGATGAGGATTCCCGTGTTTTAATCACATCACAAAATCATAACTATATTTTAGATATAGAAGATATAAATGATATCTTTTCTATATCACACTTGCATTTGAATGACGGAACGCTTGCAGGAATAAAACATAAGCATTTGCCAATATTTTCAGTACAATTTCACCCTGAAGCAAATCCAGGGCCAAGGGATGCAGAATATATTTTTCAAGATTTTATCAAAGCAATGAATATAAATAAGAATAAAACGAAGGATGTGATCAATGCCTAA